The following proteins are encoded in a genomic region of Longimicrobium sp.:
- a CDS encoding ferritin-like domain-containing protein: MSDVKALIDGLNEDLAAEYQAVILYRTYAALVTGPNRQELRDFFEAEIPDELGHAALLADKIVALGGTPTVVPAPVPMARNNREMLENALQGEVDTIERYTRRIEQAEAVGEIAIKIQLEDLIVDESTHRDTIRRMLMDWR; the protein is encoded by the coding sequence ATGTCGGATGTGAAGGCGCTGATCGATGGGCTGAACGAAGACCTGGCGGCCGAATACCAGGCCGTGATCCTGTACCGGACCTACGCCGCGCTGGTGACGGGCCCCAACCGGCAGGAGCTGCGCGATTTCTTTGAGGCTGAGATCCCGGACGAGCTGGGCCACGCCGCCCTTCTGGCCGACAAGATCGTCGCGCTCGGTGGCACGCCCACGGTGGTGCCTGCGCCCGTGCCGATGGCCAGGAACAACCGTGAGATGCTGGAGAACGCCCTGCAGGGCGAGGTCGACACCATCGAGCGTTACACCCGCCGCATCGAGCAAGCGGAGGCCGTGGGCGAGATCGCCATCAAGATTCAGCTCGAGGACCTGATCGTGGACGAGAGCACCCACCGCGACACCATCCGCCGCATGCTGATGGACTGGCGGTAG